One genomic window of Conexivisphaerales archaeon includes the following:
- a CDS encoding methyltransferase domain-containing protein — MKRLIRPEESGLYRPSDTLKLITYGRKSGLPHIVRLRFVIHNGCILLLAGNKSSDWVLNCLQNRSVKVKIGDVAYEALVEVGPKEVAFELFRKKYGDSVFLNWYKRSQICIQLKLTGAKKFSGGELHTISSYRKWTENTNGYYDSVSDAFDSASEEYDFTIGNNWINTWIRKRSLSLLFSLITPSSMLLDVGCGTGEETLKVANRCRKVVAIDISKRMIEILEKKVRVHGLQNKVSPYVLPASEISKLEGIYGAQSFDIAYSLNGCLNCEPRLDVVSESLAKLIKPDGFFVCSVRNSVCASEMLSHLLTLQISKCTPRKKQPVMVSVGGMDVPAFYYKPNEFASSFRPWFRVKKFFALPAVLPPAYLSDYFVRLGAVGRLAEILDHIFASITPINMLGDQTFFIFQRTSYPND, encoded by the coding sequence TTGAAGAGATTGATAAGGCCTGAAGAATCAGGCTTATATCGACCGTCGGACACCTTAAAGTTGATAACATACGGACGAAAGTCCGGGCTTCCTCATATAGTAAGGCTAAGGTTTGTAATTCATAATGGTTGCATCCTTCTACTTGCTGGTAACAAGAGCAGTGACTGGGTACTCAATTGTCTTCAGAACCGCAGCGTAAAGGTAAAGATAGGAGATGTGGCCTATGAGGCCTTGGTTGAGGTAGGTCCGAAGGAGGTAGCATTCGAACTTTTCAGGAAGAAATATGGAGATTCGGTTTTTCTCAACTGGTATAAGCGCTCCCAAATTTGCATACAGCTCAAACTCACTGGTGCAAAGAAGTTTTCTGGTGGTGAGCTTCATACAATATCTTCCTATCGAAAATGGACAGAGAATACAAACGGCTATTATGACAGTGTTTCTGACGCTTTCGATTCGGCAAGCGAAGAGTACGATTTTACAATAGGCAACAACTGGATCAATACGTGGATAAGAAAGAGGTCACTATCTCTTCTGTTTAGTCTGATTACTCCTTCCTCGATGCTTCTAGACGTTGGCTGCGGCACGGGTGAGGAAACTCTGAAAGTAGCCAATAGATGCAGAAAGGTGGTAGCTATAGATATTTCAAAACGAATGATAGAGATACTAGAAAAGAAGGTGAGAGTCCATGGTCTGCAGAATAAAGTATCTCCATACGTCTTGCCAGCTTCAGAAATCAGTAAGCTCGAGGGAATATACGGGGCTCAGAGCTTTGATATAGCCTATTCTTTAAATGGTTGCCTTAACTGTGAGCCTCGTCTAGATGTAGTTTCTGAATCACTTGCTAAACTGATCAAGCCAGATGGTTTCTTTGTCTGTTCTGTGAGAAATTCGGTATGCGCTTCGGAGATGCTAAGTCATCTTTTAACCTTGCAAATATCGAAGTGTACACCAAGGAAGAAGCAACCGGTGATGGTTTCTGTGGGAGGAATGGATGTCCCAGCCTTCTATTACAAGCCGAACGAATTCGCCAGTTCTTTCAGGCCTTGGTTCAGAGTCAAGAAGTTTTTCGCTCTACCAGCTGTTTTGCCCCCTGCCTACCTCAGTGACTATTTTGTTAGATTAGGCGCCGTTGGAAGACTTGCGGAGATACTAGATCACATCTTTGCCTCAATAACCCCGATCAATATGCTAGGTGATCAAACGTTTTTCATATTTCAGAGGACCAGCTATCCAAACGATTAA
- a CDS encoding glycosyltransferase produces the protein MHSLQTWYKEERKAFSIGICTSGNDVYLQRLIELVKSDSQNERWYAKEIIVVASEISDENRKALAKVSLDTRFKIVFEEKRRGKYEAINRILHTCSTEYLVLINGDALPARGSIFGLLDKLVSDERLAIVSGIPVVNYDGGITAGISALMWYAHNYALQLLSNEGKNRHSCDELMAVRLGRVPRLPEGTVNDGAYMACWASINGYYVSYSPTSFVLINTPKRLGDLMKQRRRISYGHFQVWKRLGVPPSTVESVLMTRPSVGLAILSHIIKKRPKLIISIFPAIIEEAFSVLLATIDHVTYSDRHTVWRRYES, from the coding sequence ATGCACAGCCTGCAAACCTGGTATAAAGAGGAAAGGAAGGCATTTAGCATAGGTATTTGCACTTCAGGTAACGATGTCTACCTGCAGAGACTCATTGAGCTGGTCAAATCAGACTCTCAAAACGAAAGATGGTATGCAAAAGAGATAATAGTGGTTGCAAGCGAGATTTCAGATGAGAACAGAAAGGCATTAGCCAAGGTGAGTCTAGACACCCGGTTTAAGATTGTTTTTGAGGAAAAAAGAAGAGGAAAGTACGAAGCAATAAACCGAATACTGCATACTTGCTCCACCGAATACCTAGTACTGATAAACGGAGATGCCTTACCTGCGAGAGGTTCAATCTTCGGTCTTCTGGACAAGTTGGTTTCTGATGAGAGACTTGCAATTGTTTCTGGCATTCCAGTAGTGAATTATGACGGAGGAATAACCGCAGGTATTTCTGCCTTGATGTGGTATGCTCATAATTATGCATTGCAACTTCTAAGCAACGAAGGGAAGAACAGACACAGCTGCGACGAGCTCATGGCAGTCAGATTGGGCCGTGTCCCTAGGCTTCCTGAAGGTACTGTGAACGACGGTGCGTATATGGCTTGCTGGGCCAGCATAAACGGATATTATGTAAGCTACAGCCCAACCTCCTTCGTACTTATCAACACTCCTAAAAGACTAGGAGATTTGATGAAGCAGAGAAGAAGAATATCTTACGGTCATTTCCAAGTATGGAAGAGATTGGGAGTGCCGCCATCTACAGTAGAATCCGTTTTGATGACCCGCCCTTCTGTAGGTCTTGCCATTCTCTCTCATATAATCAAAAAGAGACCCAAGCTCATCATATCAATTTTTCCTGCAATTATCGAAGAAGCGTTTTCCGTACTATTAGCAACGATCGACCATGTAACATACAGCGACAGGCATACAGTGTGGAGGAGATATGAAAGCTGA
- a CDS encoding glycosyltransferase family 4 protein yields MRVTHLTDRYFPAVGGVENHIYNLCKQLASLNIQTEVVSSNVYSVEPLIFLKPEAKVNAKLRRGIRLLPLPEGLGLVTPGMLTEMKGDIFHAHGLGRFPTFLWWIAHSKRKPFVVTTHSDYGRQILTKKIFDAIIPSLSIKEADCIIALTGHERMYLISIGISEEKITVIPNGVDLNELEPIKALSTKHPRTIVFAGRLDIQQKGLDILLEALSLLVRKGHSDITLYLAGPEVKHSYSFIQKLCSKYGLNQNVRILGVLKRTSLLRLIADSEILVLPSRFEPFGIVILEAMVLGTPVVASSVGGIPEILGDGRFGMLVEPGDPASLAEGIDELLANTKKAESFSKAASEEVKKYTWDRIAIQTASLYKRLLS; encoded by the coding sequence ATGAGAGTTACACATCTTACTGACAGATACTTTCCTGCAGTAGGCGGCGTCGAGAATCACATTTACAACCTGTGCAAGCAGCTTGCCAGTCTGAACATTCAGACCGAGGTTGTGTCATCTAACGTGTATTCTGTCGAACCCTTGATCTTTCTGAAGCCTGAAGCTAAAGTCAATGCGAAGTTGAGGAGAGGCATAAGGCTCTTGCCATTACCTGAAGGATTGGGGCTTGTGACCCCTGGAATGCTTACCGAGATGAAGGGAGATATATTTCATGCACACGGTCTTGGTCGATTTCCTACATTCCTCTGGTGGATTGCTCATTCAAAAAGAAAACCTTTCGTTGTAACAACCCACTCTGATTACGGCAGGCAGATTCTGACAAAGAAGATTTTCGATGCGATAATTCCAAGCTTGAGTATCAAAGAAGCTGACTGTATAATAGCATTGACTGGTCATGAAAGAATGTACCTAATATCCATAGGAATATCGGAGGAAAAGATAACAGTAATACCGAATGGGGTTGACTTGAACGAACTCGAACCGATTAAAGCTCTGAGTACCAAACACCCACGAACCATAGTATTTGCAGGCAGGTTGGACATTCAGCAAAAGGGTTTGGATATATTGCTTGAGGCGCTCTCTTTGCTTGTGAGAAAGGGCCATAGCGATATTACGCTTTACCTAGCCGGTCCTGAGGTCAAACATTCCTATTCTTTTATTCAAAAGTTATGCTCAAAATACGGGTTGAATCAGAATGTGAGAATACTGGGTGTCTTGAAACGTACTTCTCTCCTCCGATTAATTGCAGACTCTGAAATTCTTGTCCTTCCGTCGAGGTTCGAGCCTTTCGGGATAGTAATACTGGAGGCGATGGTTCTCGGGACTCCAGTGGTGGCTTCTTCTGTAGGTGGGATACCTGAGATACTGGGAGATGGCAGATTTGGCATGCTTGTCGAGCCTGGTGATCCAGCCTCTTTGGCTGAAGGTATTGACGAACTCTTGGCGAATACGAAAAAGGCAGAGTCATTTTCTAAAGCCGCATCTGAAGAAGTGAAAAAATATACTTGGGACAGGATAGCAATCCAGACTGCCTCGCTTTATAAAAGACTACTGAGTTAG
- a CDS encoding glycosyltransferase — translation MSLRRNSVSIVIPTHNRYKKLRSLLESINIFSAGLVDEVIVVDDSQPLSVLPVLGGDVILNHIQLKERVYISRAKNLGWKNARSEYVYFIDDDNLVCESTIKPLVDIMESREDIGALMPAVLYKKRPDIVWVYSIPFKPSRWGFCLIGRNQRRDAALEGRLLNTDALPNACLVRSKVLEEIGGFNESLAVNSSAEFCLRIKEKRLEGLLLHK, via the coding sequence ATGTCTTTGAGAAGGAATTCGGTTTCGATAGTTATACCCACCCATAACAGGTACAAGAAACTCAGGTCGCTTTTGGAGAGCATAAACATTTTTTCTGCCGGTCTTGTAGATGAAGTGATAGTTGTTGATGACTCTCAACCATTATCGGTCCTGCCTGTGTTAGGAGGGGATGTAATATTAAATCATATTCAGCTAAAGGAGAGAGTATACATATCAAGGGCGAAAAACTTGGGATGGAAAAATGCCAGGTCAGAATACGTATACTTTATCGACGATGACAACCTGGTTTGTGAATCAACGATAAAGCCATTGGTGGATATAATGGAAAGCCGAGAAGACATAGGAGCTCTAATGCCTGCTGTGCTTTATAAAAAGAGGCCGGATATTGTATGGGTATATTCCATACCATTTAAGCCAAGTAGATGGGGCTTCTGTCTTATTGGTAGAAATCAACGTAGAGATGCTGCTCTAGAAGGAAGACTGTTGAATACCGATGCACTTCCGAACGCTTGCCTGGTCAGGTCCAAAGTCTTAGAAGAGATAGGTGGGTTTAACGAGAGCCTAGCTGTCAACAGTTCCGCTGAATTCTGTTTACGTATAAAGGAAAAAAGGCTGGAAGGTCTTCTCTTGCACAAATAG
- a CDS encoding alkaline phosphatase family protein, which produces MKQLYIILILITMTFPQSTLAAETQTPISHLIVIMQENHSFDNYFGTYPTANGTISAPIASQLEPVNGIPNGTCLPYGRSCIKPYYADASNTVDPYEGQLVYEEDVNNGAMDGFAMYSGPQSMAYYDYHQLAAYWDYAEEYAIADNYFSTYLATTVPNRLSVIAGESVVSGNYGPPPYLNFNNTVFSQLTTAGISWAYFEDLTGFGGAAQVYPLVYIAGLPQQNVQNLSSLMHYLTTGNGLPAVSFVSSIGTRALDEHPPYNVTEGEVWAVSIINAVMNSKYWNSSAIFLTYDEGGGYFDHVSPPQIMSLNKNFSYPLLSYGQRVPFIVISPYAKENYVSETLLSHLSITHFIEYNWKLRPLNSAVAQANLPLDMFYFEGEPRAPLILSSNGNFSYAKYPIPLQIPLNQLPYQRTGSLVTSPDQYLVPDLQIGVLALVTAAAIFFFSLSIRKARRERKI; this is translated from the coding sequence TTGAAGCAGTTATACATCATTCTCATTCTCATTACAATGACCTTTCCACAAAGTACTTTGGCTGCAGAAACTCAAACTCCTATTAGTCATCTTATCGTAATCATGCAGGAAAATCACAGCTTTGACAATTATTTTGGAACATATCCTACAGCGAACGGTACAATATCAGCCCCTATCGCTTCTCAGCTAGAACCTGTGAACGGAATCCCTAACGGTACTTGCCTGCCCTATGGAAGATCCTGCATTAAGCCCTATTATGCAGATGCATCGAACACAGTCGACCCTTATGAAGGACAGCTGGTCTATGAAGAGGATGTTAACAATGGAGCAATGGATGGATTTGCAATGTATTCTGGGCCGCAGTCAATGGCCTATTATGACTATCATCAATTAGCAGCCTATTGGGATTATGCCGAAGAATACGCCATAGCTGACAATTACTTTTCAACCTATCTAGCTACTACAGTTCCGAATAGGTTGTCTGTGATTGCTGGCGAATCCGTTGTCTCTGGTAATTATGGTCCTCCTCCTTACCTGAATTTCAACAACACTGTTTTCAGTCAGCTAACTACAGCCGGAATCAGCTGGGCATATTTTGAGGATTTGACAGGTTTTGGTGGTGCAGCCCAAGTATATCCCTTGGTATACATAGCAGGACTACCTCAACAAAACGTACAGAACCTATCTTCCTTAATGCACTATTTGACTACTGGAAATGGTCTACCTGCTGTAAGTTTCGTTTCGTCAATCGGCACCAGGGCATTAGATGAGCATCCACCATATAACGTAACGGAAGGCGAGGTTTGGGCCGTCTCAATAATAAATGCAGTAATGAACAGCAAATATTGGAACAGCTCAGCAATCTTTCTCACGTATGATGAAGGGGGCGGTTATTTTGACCATGTCTCCCCTCCACAGATTATGAGTTTGAACAAAAATTTCAGTTATCCGCTTTTATCTTATGGACAGCGAGTTCCGTTTATCGTGATTTCTCCCTACGCTAAAGAGAACTATGTATCTGAAACCCTGTTATCTCATCTTTCGATAACTCATTTCATTGAGTATAACTGGAAGCTCAGACCTCTTAATTCAGCAGTGGCTCAAGCGAATCTTCCTCTAGATATGTTTTATTTCGAGGGAGAGCCAAGGGCACCGTTAATTCTCAGTTCAAACGGTAACTTCTCCTATGCCAAATACCCAATACCTCTCCAGATTCCCCTTAACCAACTACCATATCAAAGAACCGGGTCCCTTGTTACCTCGCCCGACCAGTATCTTGTACCAGATCTACAGATAGGAGTCTTGGCGCTTGTAACCGCAGCCGCAATCTTTTTCTTTAGTCTTAGCATCAGGAAAGCTAGACGGGAAAGGAAAATTTAG
- a CDS encoding glycosyltransferase family A protein, whose product MPKVSIIMPNHNKEEFIEEAIQSVLSQNYEDWELIVVDDSTDSSRSKIERFKDPRIKKIYLNERSGPSKARNIGLREARGELIAFLDSDDVYATEKLSLQLGRYLEYGDPQAVIYSDWFSIRKGRVETLSHFARGAPMAEGKILDYLLASRSIVNSALMVPKRDFEMVGYFREDLKVAEDLEMLYRLAYRFPFAIVKKATYGYRIGIESISTLNNMLSHRTHVQILESYIRICHFRNEELKRRAYRRLMAYMAAAHQYRKMVTKMLTNKYCFMASLAYLREGSWFRYN is encoded by the coding sequence ATGCCCAAAGTCAGTATAATAATGCCGAACCATAACAAAGAAGAATTCATAGAGGAAGCTATACAGAGCGTACTCTCTCAGAACTACGAAGACTGGGAATTGATAGTGGTAGATGATTCAACCGACAGTTCCAGAAGTAAAATAGAAAGATTCAAGGATCCTAGAATTAAGAAGATCTATCTTAATGAAAGATCGGGTCCAAGCAAAGCAAGGAACATCGGGTTAAGAGAAGCAAGAGGGGAACTGATAGCATTTCTCGATTCGGATGATGTATATGCAACAGAGAAACTCTCCCTACAGTTAGGCAGGTATTTGGAATATGGCGATCCTCAAGCAGTAATCTATTCCGATTGGTTCAGCATCAGAAAAGGAAGGGTTGAGACACTTTCACATTTTGCTAGAGGAGCGCCGATGGCCGAGGGTAAGATACTAGATTACCTTCTTGCTTCAAGGTCTATCGTAAATTCTGCTCTGATGGTCCCGAAAAGAGATTTTGAAATGGTAGGTTATTTCAGAGAAGATCTCAAAGTCGCTGAAGATTTAGAGATGTTATACAGACTAGCCTATCGATTCCCCTTTGCTATTGTGAAAAAGGCGACTTATGGTTACAGAATCGGCATCGAAAGCATTTCCACCCTAAACAACATGCTAAGTCACAGAACTCACGTTCAGATACTAGAAAGTTACATCAGAATATGTCACTTTAGAAACGAGGAGCTAAAAAGGAGAGCTTACAGACGTTTAATGGCATACATGGCTGCAGCGCATCAATATAGGAAAATGGTGACGAAGATGCTTACTAACAAATACTGCTTTATGGCATCTCTAGCCTACCTGAGAGAAGGTTCTTGGTTCAGATACAACTAG
- a CDS encoding alkaline phosphatase family protein, protein MQKQTPISHIIIIMQENHSFDNYFGIYPTANGTISDPISLQLQPVNGIPYGICLPHGQSCVKAFYADSSNTVDHYEGQLIYEQDVNEGLMNGFVKENYVSETLLSHLSINPLYRIQLET, encoded by the coding sequence TTGCAGAAACAGACACCTATATCCCACATAATCATTATCATGCAGGAAAATCATAGTTTCGATAATTATTTTGGCATTTATCCGACAGCAAACGGTACTATTTCTGACCCGATCTCCTTGCAACTTCAACCGGTAAACGGGATACCTTACGGCATTTGTCTCCCGCACGGCCAATCCTGCGTCAAGGCCTTCTACGCAGATTCATCAAATACAGTTGATCATTATGAAGGACAGCTCATCTACGAACAGGATGTTAACGAAGGGCTGATGAACGGCTTCGTAAAGGAGAACTATGTTTCCGAAACCTTGCTATCACATCTTTCTATAAACCCACTTTATCGAATACAACTGGAAACTTAA